A region from the Lysobacter antibioticus genome encodes:
- a CDS encoding GNAT family N-acetyltransferase: MSLSVRRANLDDLDLLAPLFDHYRHFYTQRHDESVSRAFIGERLSRGDSVVLLATLDGVDGAGFTQLYPTFSSVRAARVWVLNDLFVDPAARRRGVAQALLDAATGFARADGAARLELETDHDNVTAQALYDGVGWQRYDGTQRYHLPLSAA, from the coding sequence ATGAGCCTCTCAGTTCGCCGCGCAAACCTCGACGATCTCGATCTGCTGGCTCCGCTGTTCGATCACTACCGGCACTTCTATACCCAACGCCACGACGAAAGCGTCTCGCGCGCCTTCATCGGCGAACGCCTGAGCCGCGGCGACTCGGTCGTGCTGCTCGCTACGCTCGACGGCGTCGACGGCGCCGGCTTCACCCAGTTGTATCCGACCTTCTCCTCGGTCCGCGCCGCGCGCGTGTGGGTGCTCAACGATCTGTTCGTCGATCCGGCCGCACGCCGGCGCGGCGTCGCCCAGGCTTTGCTCGACGCCGCCACCGGTTTCGCACGCGCCGACGGCGCGGCGCGGCTGGAACTGGAAACCGACCACGACAACGTCACCGCCCAGGCCTTGTACGACGGCGTAGGCTGGCAGCGCTACGACGGCACCCAGCGCTACCACTTGCCGCTCAGTGCGGCCTGA
- a CDS encoding tetratricopeptide repeat protein, with protein MSAAALATAKSTIQARAAKDPTGASLESLLSGEFALQSGKLNEAAEAYLKAARAANDVGLAERATSIAVVAKQDALAADALALWRKLGGKGTSIGAAEATLSLRRGDDRAALRQLNALMQSDPEAGWRQALIVLTTGSKDPKQAARVLEKLVDGGKIPSGNLMAWVAFGGLSQRLDQPKLTERIVAEVVDRFPGEPRVALLRVSQLRESGKDDEARQLLQSIVALADRDTNLRALIAEQYEALNDFQAVAATLARGPQDEQTYSLRASYLARAEDKPTLTKLYDELRANAAKPDPARRLLLGQLAEFLERYEEALGWYQGVPAGQPRSIARLRSSNVLHKLKRNDEAYANLRAIQSDASTGDDARRDAYIVEANLRGEDKNDAGENDAFARGLAAFPDEPEILYARALSWERRDDIARAEADFRRILVAEPDNIAALNALGYTLADRTTRFQEALELIERARNAEPDNYAIVDSYGWVLYRIGRIKEAETELRRALTMQKDAEIAAHLGEVLWQSGQRDEARKYFEQARKIDPDNRSLLRALKKLGL; from the coding sequence GTGTCGGCCGCCGCCCTGGCCACGGCCAAGTCGACGATCCAGGCGCGCGCCGCCAAGGACCCGACAGGGGCCTCGCTGGAATCGCTGCTCAGCGGTGAATTCGCCCTCCAGTCCGGCAAGCTGAACGAAGCCGCCGAGGCCTATCTCAAGGCAGCGCGCGCCGCCAACGACGTCGGCCTGGCCGAGCGGGCGACCAGCATCGCCGTGGTCGCCAAGCAGGACGCGCTGGCCGCCGACGCCTTGGCGCTGTGGCGCAAGCTGGGCGGCAAGGGCACCTCGATCGGCGCCGCCGAAGCGACCCTGTCGCTGCGTCGCGGCGACGACCGCGCCGCGCTGCGTCAGCTCAACGCTCTGATGCAGAGCGATCCCGAGGCCGGCTGGCGCCAGGCCCTGATCGTGCTGACCACCGGTTCCAAGGACCCGAAGCAGGCCGCGCGCGTGCTCGAGAAGCTCGTCGACGGCGGCAAGATCCCGTCCGGCAACCTCATGGCCTGGGTCGCGTTCGGCGGCCTGTCGCAGCGCCTCGACCAACCCAAGCTCACCGAACGCATCGTCGCCGAAGTGGTCGACCGCTTCCCCGGCGAGCCGCGCGTGGCGCTGTTGCGGGTGAGCCAGTTGCGCGAGTCGGGCAAGGACGATGAGGCCCGGCAACTGCTGCAGAGCATCGTCGCGCTGGCCGATCGCGACACCAATCTGCGCGCGCTGATCGCCGAACAGTACGAAGCGCTCAACGATTTCCAGGCGGTCGCCGCGACCCTGGCGCGCGGCCCGCAGGACGAGCAGACCTATTCGCTGCGCGCGTCCTACCTGGCCCGCGCCGAAGACAAGCCGACTCTGACCAAGCTCTACGACGAACTGCGCGCCAACGCCGCCAAGCCGGACCCGGCGCGGCGCCTGCTGCTGGGCCAGTTGGCCGAGTTCCTCGAACGCTATGAGGAAGCCCTGGGCTGGTACCAGGGCGTTCCCGCCGGGCAGCCGCGTTCGATCGCGCGCCTGCGCAGCAGCAACGTCCTGCACAAGCTCAAGCGCAACGACGAGGCCTACGCCAATCTGCGCGCGATCCAGTCCGACGCTTCGACCGGCGACGACGCCCGCCGCGACGCTTATATCGTCGAGGCCAATCTGCGCGGCGAGGACAAGAACGACGCCGGCGAGAACGATGCGTTCGCGCGCGGTTTGGCGGCGTTTCCGGACGAGCCCGAGATCCTCTACGCCCGCGCCCTGAGCTGGGAGCGCCGCGACGACATCGCCCGCGCCGAGGCCGATTTCCGCCGTATCCTGGTCGCCGAGCCCGACAACATCGCGGCGCTCAACGCGCTCGGCTACACCTTGGCCGACCGCACCACGCGCTTCCAGGAAGCGTTGGAACTGATCGAGCGCGCGCGCAATGCCGAGCCCGACAACTACGCGATCGTCGACAGCTACGGTTGGGTGCTGTACCGCATCGGCCGCATCAAGGAAGCCGAAACCGAGCTGCGCCGCGCACTGACCATGCAGAAGGACGCCGAAATCGCCGCCCATCTCGGCGAGGTGTTGTGGCAGAGCGGCCAGCGCGACGAGGCCCGCAAATACTTCGAGCAGGCGCGCAAGATCGACCCCGACAACCGCTCGCTGTTGCGCGCATTGAAGAAGCTGGGCCTGTGA
- the moaB gene encoding molybdenum cofactor biosynthesis protein B gives MTAERDFIPLSLCVLTVSDSRTLADDSSGDYLVQSLTQAGHRLAERKLLPDDRYKLRAAVSQWIADDGIDGILVTGGTGFTGRDSTPEALLPLLDKEMPGFGELFRAISYGEIGTSTLQSRAFAGLANATFLFCLPGSTSACRTAWEKIVSAQLDARTRPCNLATLRPRLKE, from the coding sequence ATGACCGCAGAACGCGATTTCATCCCCCTCTCGCTGTGCGTGCTGACCGTTTCGGACTCGCGCACCCTGGCCGACGACAGTTCCGGCGACTATCTCGTCCAATCCCTCACCCAGGCCGGCCATCGCCTCGCCGAGCGCAAGCTGCTGCCCGACGATCGCTATAAATTGCGCGCCGCGGTATCGCAGTGGATCGCCGACGACGGCATCGACGGCATCCTCGTCACCGGCGGCACCGGCTTCACCGGCCGCGATTCCACCCCCGAGGCCCTGCTGCCCTTGCTCGACAAGGAAATGCCCGGCTTCGGCGAGCTGTTCCGCGCGATCAGCTACGGCGAAATCGGCACTTCGACCCTGCAATCGCGCGCCTTCGCCGGCCTGGCCAACGCGACCTTCTTGTTCTGCCTGCCGGGCTCGACCTCGGCCTGCCGCACCGCCTGGGAAAAGATCGTCAGCGCACAGCTCGACGCGCGTACCCGGCCGTGCAACCTCGCCACCCTGCGTCCCCGCCTCAAGGAGTGA
- the prfA gene encoding peptide chain release factor 1 has protein sequence MTPTLRRKLEALAERREELERLLADPGVIGDNDRFRKLSREFAQLEPVAVALAEEARAKADLAAAEAMRNDPELRELADEEIAAAQARLEQLDVELLAHLIPKDARDEGDLYLEVRAGTGGDEAAIFAGDLFRMYARYAERQGWKVEIESSNAGEHGGYKEIIARVEGRGAYSRLKFESGTHRVQRVPETESQGRIHTSAATVAIIAVEPEGEPIEINPADLKVDTFRSSGAGGQHVNKTESAIRITHIPSGVVVENQTERSQHANRDKALKRLQAMLADAAAAKAAAAQAQDRRLQVGSGDRSQRIRTYNFPQGRITDHRVEGLTLYDLPNIVAGDLDGLIGRLIHEHQADELARLSAG, from the coding sequence ATGACCCCCACCCTGCGCCGCAAGCTCGAAGCCCTGGCCGAACGCCGCGAAGAACTCGAGCGCCTGCTCGCCGACCCCGGCGTGATCGGCGACAACGACCGGTTCCGCAAGCTCTCGCGCGAATTCGCCCAGCTCGAACCGGTCGCGGTGGCGCTGGCCGAGGAAGCGCGCGCGAAGGCCGATCTCGCCGCCGCCGAGGCGATGCGCAACGATCCTGAGCTGCGCGAACTGGCCGACGAGGAAATCGCCGCCGCGCAGGCACGCCTGGAACAGCTTGACGTCGAACTGCTGGCGCACCTGATCCCGAAGGACGCGCGCGACGAAGGTGACCTGTACCTGGAAGTGCGCGCCGGCACCGGCGGCGACGAAGCGGCTATCTTCGCCGGCGACCTGTTCCGCATGTATGCGCGCTACGCCGAACGCCAGGGCTGGAAGGTCGAAATCGAATCGTCCAATGCCGGCGAACACGGCGGCTACAAGGAAATCATCGCCCGCGTCGAAGGCCGCGGCGCTTATTCCAGGCTCAAGTTCGAGTCCGGCACCCACCGCGTCCAGCGCGTGCCGGAAACCGAATCGCAGGGCCGCATCCACACCTCGGCGGCCACGGTGGCGATCATCGCGGTCGAGCCGGAAGGCGAACCCATCGAGATCAACCCGGCCGACTTGAAGGTCGACACCTTTCGTTCTTCGGGCGCGGGCGGCCAGCACGTCAACAAGACCGAATCGGCGATCCGCATCACCCATATTCCGAGCGGCGTGGTGGTTGAGAACCAGACCGAACGCAGCCAGCACGCCAACCGCGACAAGGCGCTCAAGCGCCTGCAGGCGATGCTCGCCGACGCCGCGGCGGCCAAGGCCGCGGCCGCACAGGCGCAGGACCGGCGCCTGCAAGTCGGCAGCGGCGACCGCAGCCAGCGCATCCGCACCTACAACTTCCCGCAAGGCCGCATCACCGACCACCGCGTCGAAGGCCTGACCCTGTACGACCTGCCCAACATCGTCGCCGGCGATCTCGACGGATTGATCGGACGCCTGATCCACGAGCACCAGGCCGACGAACTGGCGCGCCTGTCGGCGGGTTGA
- a CDS encoding helix-turn-helix domain-containing protein, with amino-acid sequence MPLDTTLRLLAKARGLNATDIATAIPRAGVATVSAWLRGDKLPGKDQLDALARAFGVPAGALLSELASTLDPARTQGEHDLLAAYRALNTRQQGALLEVATSMAGTPRSAAPRKAAAKKNKR; translated from the coding sequence ATGCCGCTCGACACCACCCTGCGCCTGCTTGCCAAGGCCCGCGGCCTTAACGCCACCGACATCGCCACCGCGATTCCTCGCGCCGGCGTCGCCACGGTCAGCGCCTGGCTGCGCGGCGACAAGCTGCCCGGCAAGGACCAGCTCGATGCGCTCGCACGCGCCTTCGGCGTGCCGGCGGGCGCGCTGCTGTCGGAACTCGCCAGCACGCTCGACCCGGCCCGCACCCAGGGCGAACACGACCTGCTCGCTGCCTATCGCGCGCTCAACACGCGCCAACAGGGCGCCTTGCTCGAAGTCGCCACCAGCATGGCCGGCACCCCGCGCAGTGCGGCGCCGCGCAAGGCCGCGGCCAAGAAGAACAAGCGATGA
- the ppk2 gene encoding polyphosphate kinase 2, whose translation MSKLKRKDYEAQLETLQVELVAMARWLQHSGRRVVVLLEGRDTAGKGGAISAISDHLNPRQCHIVALPKPSERESGQWYFQRYVPHLPGAGEISLFDRSWYNRAGVEQVMGFAKPAQVKAFLQQTPVFEKLLTDDGILLFKYWLCCDQEQQEERFAERLEDPLKRWKLSPIDLQARRHYDDYTRAREAMLKATHSEHAPWTLVDFNDQRQGRLTLIQDLLSRLPDTQLPDSELEFAPLKGKPSKEKYGVLKPIRAGKKG comes from the coding sequence ATGAGCAAGCTCAAGCGCAAGGACTACGAGGCCCAACTCGAAACGCTGCAAGTCGAGCTGGTGGCGATGGCGCGTTGGCTGCAGCACAGCGGCCGCCGCGTGGTGGTGCTGCTGGAAGGCCGCGACACCGCCGGCAAGGGCGGCGCGATCAGCGCCATCTCCGACCACCTCAATCCGCGCCAATGCCACATCGTCGCCCTGCCCAAGCCGAGCGAGCGCGAAAGCGGCCAATGGTATTTCCAGCGCTACGTACCGCATCTGCCGGGCGCGGGCGAAATCAGCCTGTTCGACCGCAGTTGGTACAACCGCGCCGGCGTCGAGCAGGTCATGGGCTTCGCCAAACCCGCGCAGGTGAAGGCCTTCCTGCAGCAGACGCCGGTGTTCGAGAAACTGCTGACCGACGACGGCATCCTGCTGTTCAAGTACTGGCTGTGCTGCGACCAGGAACAGCAGGAAGAACGCTTCGCCGAACGCCTGGAAGACCCGCTCAAGCGCTGGAAACTCTCGCCGATCGACCTGCAGGCGCGCAGGCACTACGACGACTACACCCGCGCCCGCGAGGCCATGCTCAAGGCCACCCACAGCGAGCACGCCCCCTGGACCCTGGTCGATTTCAATGACCAGCGCCAAGGCCGGCTGACCCTGATCCAAGACCTGCTGTCGCGCCTGCCCGACACCCAACTGCCGGATTCGGAACTCGAATTCGCGCCGCTCAAGGGCAAGCCGTCGAAAGAGAAATACGGTGTGTTGAAGCCGATTCGGGCTGGCAAGAAGGGCTGA
- the hemA gene encoding glutamyl-tRNA reductase, which translates to MSLFVLGINHQTAPVSLRERVAFSGDTVTAALDALRALAPVREVALLSTCNRTELYAVADDDGRALADWLATHPDEVGDLHAYLYRHRDADAVRHLFRVATGLDSLVLGEPQILGQVKDAWATARAAGTLGSQLDRLFQQAFSTAKRARTDTRIGANPVSVASAAVRLAQESFARLEDSTVLLVGAGETIELAARHLVQAKAKRLLIANRTLAHAQDLATRHGGVALPLSELERHLGEADIVLSATASREPVLHRAQVAAALATRKHRPMLLLDLAVPRDIAADVASLKDVFLYTVDDLERAIEDNRRSRREAATEAEAIVELQVARFVETLAASTRTAPIKRLRDHGEAAREEVLAKARQQLGAGQDPAEVLNFLAHTLTNRLLHAPTVALREAALTGNPELARAADKLFPAVGPGIGNQESGIETADSSDDR; encoded by the coding sequence ATGAGTCTGTTCGTCCTAGGCATCAACCATCAGACCGCGCCGGTCAGCCTGCGCGAGCGCGTGGCGTTTTCCGGCGACACCGTCACCGCCGCGCTCGACGCCCTGCGCGCGCTCGCGCCGGTGCGCGAGGTGGCGTTGCTATCGACCTGCAATCGCACCGAGCTGTATGCGGTGGCCGACGACGACGGCCGCGCCCTCGCCGACTGGCTGGCCACGCACCCAGACGAAGTCGGCGATCTGCACGCCTACCTCTACCGCCATCGCGACGCCGATGCCGTGCGCCACCTGTTCCGGGTCGCGACCGGGCTCGACTCGCTGGTGCTCGGCGAGCCGCAGATCCTCGGCCAGGTCAAGGACGCCTGGGCGACCGCGCGCGCCGCCGGCACCCTGGGCAGCCAACTCGACCGTTTGTTCCAGCAAGCTTTCTCGACCGCCAAGCGCGCGCGCACCGACACCCGCATCGGCGCCAACCCGGTGTCGGTCGCCTCGGCCGCGGTGCGCCTTGCGCAGGAGTCGTTCGCGCGCCTGGAAGACTCGACCGTGCTCCTGGTCGGCGCCGGCGAAACCATCGAACTGGCCGCACGGCATCTGGTCCAGGCCAAGGCCAAGCGCCTGCTGATCGCCAACCGCACCCTCGCCCATGCGCAGGACCTCGCCACCCGCCACGGCGGCGTGGCCCTGCCGCTGAGCGAACTCGAACGCCATCTGGGCGAGGCCGACATCGTGCTGTCGGCGACCGCCAGCCGCGAACCGGTGCTGCATCGCGCCCAGGTCGCCGCCGCGCTCGCCACGCGCAAGCACCGCCCCATGCTGTTGCTCGATCTGGCCGTGCCGCGCGACATCGCCGCCGACGTGGCCAGTTTGAAAGACGTGTTCCTCTACACCGTCGACGATCTGGAACGCGCGATCGAAGACAACCGCCGCAGCCGCCGCGAGGCCGCGACCGAAGCCGAGGCCATCGTCGAATTGCAGGTCGCCCGCTTCGTCGAGACCCTGGCCGCGAGCACCCGCACCGCGCCGATCAAGCGCCTGCGCGACCACGGCGAGGCCGCGCGCGAAGAAGTGCTGGCCAAAGCGCGCCAGCAACTCGGCGCCGGGCAGGACCCGGCGGAAGTGCTGAACTTCCTCGCCCACACTTTGACCAACCGCCTGCTGCACGCCCCGACCGTGGCCCTGCGCGAAGCCGCGCTGACCGGCAACCCCGAGCTCGCGCGTGCGGCCGACAAGTTGTTTCCGGCGGTGGGGCCGGGAATCGGGAATCAGGAATCGGGAATCGAAACTGCGGATTCGTCGGACGATCGTTAG
- a CDS encoding outer membrane lipoprotein LolB, protein MAERPARRGPQILRAGAQDRPRQPLAVARIEEAGPVSAPSFVSRLKAHSISARLVSRPAKTVAVAVLVLLLSACAGQGVKRAPPEVLPTAVAAEREAGRIARVRADGEWSLTGRIAVSNAGKGGSGRIEWSQRGERYEVALSAPVTRQSWRLAGGPGEARLDGLEGGPREGVDAAAVLHEATGWDIPVEALADWLRAXXTHLIN, encoded by the coding sequence GTGGCAGAGCGGCCAGCGCGACGAGGCCCGCAAATACTTCGAGCAGGCGCGCAAGATCGACCCCGACAACCGCTCGCTGTTGCGCGCATTGAAGAAGCTGGGCCTGTGAGCGCGCCGTCGTTCGTTTCGCGTCTTAAGGCGCACTCTATTTCGGCGCGCCTTGTTTCGCGCCCGGCGAAGACTGTCGCGGTCGCCGTATTGGTTCTATTGCTGAGCGCCTGCGCCGGGCAGGGCGTCAAGCGCGCGCCGCCCGAAGTATTGCCGACGGCGGTGGCCGCCGAGCGCGAAGCCGGGCGCATCGCCCGCGTCCGCGCCGACGGCGAGTGGTCGCTGACCGGCCGCATCGCCGTGTCCAATGCCGGCAAGGGCGGCAGCGGCCGCATCGAATGGAGTCAGCGCGGCGAGCGCTACGAAGTCGCCCTCAGCGCGCCGGTCACCCGGCAGAGCTGGCGTCTTGCCGGCGGCCCCGGCGAAGCGCGTCTGGACGGTCTCGAAGGCGGCCCGCGCGAAGGCGTCGACGCCGCGGCGGTGCTGCACGAAGCCACCGGCTGGGATATCCCGGTCGAGGCCCTGGCCGATTGGCTGCGCGCCNNNNNCACACACTTAATTAATTAA
- a CDS encoding tetratricopeptide repeat protein gives MNDPRLELRQALQRNPGDAMAWIMLAEHELDAGDARGGEAAARRALSLRPGHPEALARLGRAQWMQGRRDDAVISLRAAAHNAPQHPGIAVWLAHALEDVGDAEGALDAYAHAYALAPREPQLAAYLLAWRRKLCDWRDLDALAGQVRDAVARGQASVEPFAFLSEDASAAEQRRCAALRATVIAGSVRPLPAAPQKDASASIRVGFLSNGFGAHPTGLLIVALLEALRRRGGLDLHLFALNRDDDSPIRRRLHAAANALHDVAMQPHAQVAAAIRRAGIDVLFDLRGWGGGGTPEVLAMRPAPVQVNWLAYPGTSAAPWIDYVLADRYVLPEALSADFSETVAWLPRCFQPSDTTREPATPPSRGECGLPEQGVVFCCFNNSYKLNPRSVARALAVLRGVPGSVLWLLSGPGRADQRLRDFASSQGIAPERLVFMRKQPHADYLARLRHADLFLDTDPYNAHTTASDAIWAGCPVLTCPGATFAARVAGSLNHHLGLESMNVADDDAFVARAVALGNDPTALQALRNELAARRNDSGLFDMDGFAVDFAAMTMAMARRQRKGEAPTPLRGPARSRSDTLDRIDPG, from the coding sequence ATGAACGACCCGCGCCTCGAACTGCGCCAGGCGCTGCAGCGCAATCCCGGCGATGCCATGGCCTGGATCATGCTGGCCGAACACGAACTCGACGCCGGCGATGCGCGCGGCGGCGAAGCGGCGGCGCGACGCGCCTTGAGCCTGCGGCCGGGCCACCCCGAAGCGCTCGCGCGCCTGGGCCGTGCGCAATGGATGCAAGGCCGCCGCGACGACGCGGTGATCAGCCTGCGCGCAGCCGCGCATAACGCGCCGCAGCACCCGGGAATCGCGGTGTGGCTGGCGCACGCGCTCGAAGACGTCGGCGATGCCGAGGGCGCGCTCGACGCCTATGCCCACGCCTATGCCTTGGCCCCGCGCGAACCGCAGTTGGCTGCCTATCTGCTGGCGTGGCGGCGCAAGCTGTGCGACTGGCGCGATCTCGATGCCCTCGCCGGCCAGGTCCGCGACGCGGTCGCACGCGGGCAGGCCTCGGTCGAACCCTTCGCCTTCCTCAGCGAGGACGCCAGCGCCGCCGAACAACGCCGCTGCGCGGCCTTGCGCGCGACGGTGATCGCCGGCAGCGTGCGGCCGTTACCGGCTGCACCGCAGAAGGACGCCTCGGCATCGATCCGGGTCGGCTTTCTCTCCAACGGCTTCGGCGCCCACCCGACCGGGCTGCTGATCGTCGCCCTGCTGGAAGCGCTGCGTCGGCGCGGCGGCCTCGACCTGCACCTGTTCGCGCTCAATCGCGACGACGACAGCCCCATCCGGCGTCGCCTGCATGCCGCCGCAAACGCTTTGCACGACGTCGCCATGCAACCGCATGCCCAGGTCGCCGCGGCGATCCGCCGCGCCGGCATCGACGTGCTGTTCGACCTGCGCGGCTGGGGCGGCGGCGGTACGCCGGAGGTGTTGGCGATGCGGCCGGCCCCGGTGCAGGTCAACTGGCTGGCGTATCCCGGCACCTCGGCGGCACCGTGGATCGACTACGTACTGGCCGACCGCTACGTCCTGCCGGAAGCGCTGAGCGCCGATTTCAGCGAAACCGTGGCTTGGCTGCCGCGCTGCTTCCAGCCCTCCGACACCACCCGCGAACCGGCCACGCCGCCGAGCCGCGGCGAATGCGGCCTGCCCGAGCAGGGCGTGGTGTTCTGCTGCTTCAACAACAGCTACAAACTCAATCCGCGCAGCGTCGCGCGCGCACTTGCGGTGCTGCGCGGCGTACCCGGCAGCGTGCTGTGGCTGCTGTCCGGCCCGGGCCGCGCCGACCAGCGCCTGCGCGATTTCGCGAGCAGCCAGGGCATCGCGCCGGAGCGCCTGGTGTTCATGCGCAAACAGCCGCATGCCGATTACCTGGCGCGACTGCGCCATGCCGACCTGTTCCTCGACACCGATCCCTACAACGCCCACACCACCGCCTCGGACGCGATCTGGGCCGGCTGCCCGGTGTTGACCTGCCCCGGCGCGACCTTCGCCGCGCGCGTGGCCGGCAGCCTCAACCACCACCTCGGCCTGGAGTCGATGAACGTCGCCGACGACGACGCCTTCGTCGCCCGTGCGGTCGCGCTCGGCAACGATCCCACTGCGCTGCAGGCCTTGCGCAACGAACTTGCCGCGCGCCGCAACGACAGCGGCCTGTTCGACATGGACGGCTTCGCCGTCGATTTCGCGGCGATGACCATGGCGATGGCGCGCAGGCAGCGCAAGGGCGAAGCGCCGACGCCGCTGCGCGGGCCGGCGCGCAGCCGTTCCGACACACTCGATCGGATCGACCCGGGTTGA